In Rhodospirillaceae bacterium, the sequence GCCAGAACTGGATGTCCTGGTGCCATTTCACCTCCTCGCCGCCGCCGGACCATTTGAAGTTCAGCTTGGAGTGGTGGAACTTGACGTCGGGGCCGAGCAGGTCCTCGGCGAGATCGACAATCGGCCCGCGCAGGCCGAATTCCTCCAGCACCGGTTCCTGCGTCACCGGATGGTTGAGCCGGCGTAGCCGCGGATTGTCCGCCGAATGGGCCGGTTCGAGGTCGAACACGTCGTTCGACGCCGTGCAGCGGCGGCTGTCGTCGATGAACCGGTCCGTCACCGCCCACAGCCGGTCGAGCCACGCGTCGGAGACGAAGCCGTCCAGATGCAGATAGCCGTGCTCGAAATAGAAGCGGCGCTGGTCGTCGCTCAGCACCTTCGCCGGATGTTCGAGAACCTTCTCGGGGGTCATGGCCTTGCCCTCCCTGGGGCGGTGTCGGAGGCTTCTTCGTGGTGCGGCGGTGCGACTACGCGAGCATCAGGCGCTCGCCTTTCGGCTCCGGCACCCGGTCGCCGAGTTCCCGGGCCGTATCGATCCAGAAATCCATCGCCTCGTTTACATTCCGGAGCGCGGCTTCCTGCGTGTCGCCATGCGCCATGCATCCCGGCAATTCCGGGACTTCGGCGATGAACGCCCGGTCTTCGTTGCTCCAATAGAGAATGATTTCGTACTTGTGCATCACGCGCGCGCCCTACACCCGCAAAATCTTGCCCGGGTTCATGATGTCGTCCGGGTCGAGGGCCTTCTTGATCATGCGCATGAGCGAGACCGCCTCGCCGTGCTCGGCGATCAGGAAGTCCATCTTGCCCATGCCGATGCCGTGCTCGCCGGTGCAGGTGCCTTCCATGGCGATGGCGCGGTGGACCAGGCGCTCGTTGACCGCGTTGGCCCGGGCCATCTCGTCCGCGTCTTCCTTGTCGGCGATCAGGACCAGATGGAAGTTGCCGTCGCCGACATGGCCGACGATGGGCGCGATCAGGTCGTTCTCGCGGATGTCGTTCTGGGTCTCGACGATGCATTCGGCGAGCCGGCTGATCGGCACGCAGACGTCGGTCGCCCACACTTCCGCGCCCTTGCGGATATTCTTGGCGGCGTAGGCGGCGTCGTGGCGCGCCTGCCACAGCTTCGCCCGCTCCTCGGCGCTCGCCGTCCACTGGAAATCGCCGCCGCCCCACTCGTCGGAGATCGCCTTGACCATCTCGGCCTGCTCGGCCGTGCCCGCCTCGGTGCCGTGGAATTCGAACCACAGCATCGGCGCGACCGGCAGGTCGGTGCCCGAATAGTCGTTGGTCGCCTTCATCTGCACTTCGTCGGCGATCTCGATGCGCGCGACCGGGATGCCGAGCTGGATGGTCTCGATCACCGTGTTGACCGCCGCCTCCAGCGAGGGATAGGCGCACAGGGCCGAGACGATGGATTCGGGGATGCCGTAGAGCCTCAGCGTGATCTCGGTAATCACGCCCAGCGTGCCCTCGGAGCCGACGAACAGGCGGGTCAGGTCGTAGCCGGCCGAGGATTTGCGCGCGCGCTGCGCCGTCCTGACGACCCGGCCGTCGGCGGTGACGACGGTGAGGCCGAGGACGTTCTCGCGCATGGTGCCGTAGCGCACCGCGTTGGTGCCGCTGGCGCGGGTCGCCGTCATGCCGCCGATCGAGGCGTCGGCGCCCGGATCGATCGGGAAGAACAGGCCGGTGTCGCGCAGATATTCGTTGAGCTGCTTGCGGGTGACGCCGGGCTGGACGCGGCAGTCCAGGTCTTCGGCGTTGACCTCCAGCACCGCGTCCATGCGCGTCAGGTCGATGCACAGGCCGCCGTTGAGCGCCGCGACATGGCCTTCCAGCGACGTGCCGGTGCCGAAGGGGATCACGGGCACCCGGTATTCGGCGCAGACCCCGACCGCCTCGGCGACCTCCTCGGTCGATTCGGCGTAGAACACGGCGTCCGGCGGCACGACCGGGTGATGGTCCTCGCCCTTGCCGTGCTGCTCGCGCACCGATTCGGAGGTTGAAAGCCGGTCGCCGAACCGCTGTTTGAGGATACCGACCGCCTCGTCGATCCGCGACTCCGGCCGGTGCTCGACCGTGCGGTGTATCTGCAGGGCCATGCCGGCACCCTCCCCGTTTCCTCCGGGTTGCGGCGAACCCGTTTCCGTTCCCCTCCTGCTTACGCCACCGCCGGCCCTGCGGCAAGACGGAGCGGCAAGGCACAGGGCCGCGCCGCGGCTGTCTACGGGGTTTTCCATCGGGCGGGCCTTGCCGTAAGAAACTGCCCGCCGAGCGCGATGCCGGATTTCCGACCCCCTGATGGCCCGACCATGCCGACCCTGCCCGATTTCGCCGAACGGACGCCCGACAAGCCCGCGCTGATCATGGCCGGCAGCGGCGAGATTGTGACCTATGCGGACCTGGAGGCGCGCTCCAACCAGTTCGCCCACCTGCTGCGCGCGCTCGGCATCCGGGCCGGCGACCACATCGCCTTCTTCGTCGAGAACCATCCGCGCTTCTTCGAGCTGTGCTGGGGCGCCAAGCGGGCCGGGCTCTACTATACGGCGATCAGCTCGTACCTCACCGCCGGCGAGGTCGCCTACATCGTCAACGACTGCGGCGCCCGGCTGTTCGTCTCGACGAACTACAAGCGCGACGCGGCGATTGCCGTGCCGCCGCTGTGCCCGAAGTTGGAGCATTGCCTGATGATCGGCGGCGCAGCGGACGGCTTCGCCTCTTACGAGGATGCCGTCGCCGCCCAGCCGGAAAGCCGGATCGCCGACGAAGTCGAAGGCACGGACATGCTCTATTCGTCCGGCACCACCGGCCGGCCCAAGGCGGTCAAGCGGCCGCTCCAGGGCATGGCGTTCGGCGAGCACGACGGGGCGCTCGCCATGCTGGCCGACGCGGTCGGTCTGCACCGCGACATGGTCTACCTGTCGCCGGCGCCGCTCTATCACGCCGCGCCGCTGCGCTACAACATGGCCTCGGTTGCGCGCGGCGCGACCAGCGTGGTCATGGAGCGATTCGACGCCGCGCACAGCCTGGCGCTGATCGAACGCCACCGGGTCACCCACAGCCAGTGGGTGCCGAGCATGTTCGTGCGCATGCTGAAATTGCCGGAGGCCGAGCGGACAAGGCACGACCTGTCGAGCCACGTCACGGCGATCCACGCCGCCGCGCCCTGCCCGATTCCGGTCAAGGAAGCGATGATCGACTGGTGGGGGCCGATCCTGCTCGAATATTACGGCGGCACGGAGAGCAACGGGCTGACGCTGATAAACACCGAAGAGTGGCTGCAGCACCGCGGCTCGGTCGGCCGGCCGGTCGTCGGCGTGCTCCACATCGTCGGCGAGGACGGCGCGGACCTCCCGGCCGGCGAGACCGGCACGGTCTATTTCTCGGACGGGCCGCCCTTCGAATATTTCAACGATCCGGCGCGCACCGCCGAGGCCTACAACGAGCGCGGCTGGTCGACTCTCGGCGACATCGGCTACCTGGACGGAGACGGCTATCTCTATCTCACCGACCGGCGTGCCTTCACCATCATCTCCGGCGGCGTGAATATCTATCCGCAGGAGATCGAGAACCTGCTGATTACCCATCCGACGGTCGCCGACGTGGCGGTGATCGGCGTGCCCAGCGAGGAATTCGGCGAAGAGGTAAAGGCGGTGGTCCAGCCGCTGGCGATGACGGACGCCGGCGACGCGCTGGCCGGCGACCTCATCGCCTTCGCGCGCGCCGCCCTGGGCGCGATCAAGGTCCCGCGCAGCGTCGACTTCATGGACGCCCTGCCCCGCCACCCGACCGGCAAACTCTACAAGCGCCTCCTCAAGGACCGCTACTGGGGCAAGCGAGACAGCCGGATCGTTTAGCGCGTATTCCGTTGCCTTCATATCGACCGGAGCCGCCCGAAGGGCGGCGGAGCGGAGATATCTTTCAGGTAAAGCGCCTCGGGACGGACTCCGCGGGTGAAAGATTACTCCACTTCGCGGCTAATGCCGCTTCGGTCGAAATGACGGTCAGGTTTTGGCGCGACCGGCCCGCCATCACCCGCCCATCGGCACGATCTTGTTCGCCGCGTCGTGGCCGATATCGGCGCGGCCGAGATACGGAACGCCGGCGGCGGCGCAGCGCTCCCGCGCCATTTCCACTTCGGTGAGGACATAATCGGGATCGTTCTCCGGGATCTCGCCGCAGCGGCCGAGGCGCAGGCCGGCGATCCGGTCCATGCCCGGGGCGGACAGGACCTGCCAGAGCGCCCGGTCGAGCCGGTACATGTATTCGTCGATATCCTCGACCATCACGACCCGCCCGGCGAGGTCGGGCTGCCAGGGCGTGCCGATCAGGTGGCCGAGCACCGTCAGGTTGAAGGCCACGGCCGGCGCGCCGTTTCGCGCCGAGGGCTCGACGGTCTCCGGATCGAGATCGACCAGCCAGGAGAGCGCGCGGCGCAAGGCCGCCTCCCCGTCGTTGCGCCTGATGTCCGTCGGCATCGGCCCGTGCGCCAGATCGGCGACGCCGGCTTTCATCAGCAGCGCCAGCATGTTGCCGGCGTCGCTGTAGCCCAGATAGGTCTTCTCCAGCGCCGGCGGAGCAAGCGCGCCCTCGATATGCGGCAGGAGCCGACCGGCGCCGTAGCCGCCGCGGGCGAACCAGACGGCGTCGACCGCGGGATCGTTGGCGACTTCCAGGAAGGCCGCGGCGCGCTCCCGATCGGTTCCGGCGAAATGGCCCGACGACAGGAAGCATTGCGGGTGGAACGACAACTCCGGCCGCTGGGCGAACGGCCGGTCGGCGAACTGTGCCGCAGCAATGGCCTTGACCCATTCGACCAGGGACTGGTCTATGCGGTTGCTCGGCGCGACGATGGCTATTTTCATACCCAAATGACCCAAAAAACCAGCGGGCCCCGATCCTATTTCCTGTGCGGCATCGGCGGCAGCGGAATGCTGCCGCTGGCCCTGATCCTACAGGCGCAGGGCCATCGGGTGGAAGGGTCAGACCGCGCGCTCGACGCAACACCCGATGGCGCGCGCACCGGGGCCAAGTTCGATTACCTGCGCCGCCGTGGCATCCGTCTGCATCCGCAGGACGGCAGCGGCATCCGCCGGGCCGGCCAGATCCTCGTCGCCTCCGCCGCGGTCGAGGACAGCGTGCCCGATGTCGCTGCGGCGCAGAAGATCGGCGCCCGGCGCATGAGCCGGCCGGAGGCGCTTGCCGGACTG encodes:
- a CDS encoding type II toxin-antitoxin system HicB family antitoxin encodes the protein MHKYEIILYWSNEDRAFIAEVPELPGCMAHGDTQEAALRNVNEAMDFWIDTARELGDRVPEPKGERLMLA
- a CDS encoding FAD-binding protein, whose product is MALQIHRTVEHRPESRIDEAVGILKQRFGDRLSTSESVREQHGKGEDHHPVVPPDAVFYAESTEEVAEAVGVCAEYRVPVIPFGTGTSLEGHVAALNGGLCIDLTRMDAVLEVNAEDLDCRVQPGVTRKQLNEYLRDTGLFFPIDPGADASIGGMTATRASGTNAVRYGTMRENVLGLTVVTADGRVVRTAQRARKSSAGYDLTRLFVGSEGTLGVITEITLRLYGIPESIVSALCAYPSLEAAVNTVIETIQLGIPVARIEIADEVQMKATNDYSGTDLPVAPMLWFEFHGTEAGTAEQAEMVKAISDEWGGGDFQWTASAEERAKLWQARHDAAYAAKNIRKGAEVWATDVCVPISRLAECIVETQNDIRENDLIAPIVGHVGDGNFHLVLIADKEDADEMARANAVNERLVHRAIAMEGTCTGEHGIGMGKMDFLIAEHGEAVSLMRMIKKALDPDDIMNPGKILRV
- a CDS encoding AMP-binding protein, encoding MPTLPDFAERTPDKPALIMAGSGEIVTYADLEARSNQFAHLLRALGIRAGDHIAFFVENHPRFFELCWGAKRAGLYYTAISSYLTAGEVAYIVNDCGARLFVSTNYKRDAAIAVPPLCPKLEHCLMIGGAADGFASYEDAVAAQPESRIADEVEGTDMLYSSGTTGRPKAVKRPLQGMAFGEHDGALAMLADAVGLHRDMVYLSPAPLYHAAPLRYNMASVARGATSVVMERFDAAHSLALIERHRVTHSQWVPSMFVRMLKLPEAERTRHDLSSHVTAIHAAAPCPIPVKEAMIDWWGPILLEYYGGTESNGLTLINTEEWLQHRGSVGRPVVGVLHIVGEDGADLPAGETGTVYFSDGPPFEYFNDPARTAEAYNERGWSTLGDIGYLDGDGYLYLTDRRAFTIISGGVNIYPQEIENLLITHPTVADVAVIGVPSEEFGEEVKAVVQPLAMTDAGDALAGDLIAFARAALGAIKVPRSVDFMDALPRHPTGKLYKRLLKDRYWGKRDSRIV
- a CDS encoding LD-carboxypeptidase gives rise to the protein MKIAIVAPSNRIDQSLVEWVKAIAAAQFADRPFAQRPELSFHPQCFLSSGHFAGTDRERAAAFLEVANDPAVDAVWFARGGYGAGRLLPHIEGALAPPALEKTYLGYSDAGNMLALLMKAGVADLAHGPMPTDIRRNDGEAALRRALSWLVDLDPETVEPSARNGAPAVAFNLTVLGHLIGTPWQPDLAGRVVMVEDIDEYMYRLDRALWQVLSAPGMDRIAGLRLGRCGEIPENDPDYVLTEVEMARERCAAAGVPYLGRADIGHDAANKIVPMGG